GAGACAATTTAATTCTATTTAATAGATGGACTATATAAGTGAACTGAAAAAAAGGATATTGCTATTAAAGAAAAATCCTTCTCCTCTATATCATGATACTAAAAATACTCTAAACTCTCTTCTTTTGATAGTTAATAACATTGATAAAAATCTTGCAACTAAAATATTACAAGTATTAGAATCCAATAATTTTAAGGCAGCAGTACTTGATGAACTGATTTCTGATTTATATATAAGTCTTGTTTCTCAGGATAATAAATCTAATTTATCTGTATTGAATTTTCCTGTTGATAAGATAAAAGGGGTAGGTGAAAAGTTAAAGGCTAATCTGCACAGTATAAATATAAAGACCGTAAACGACTTGCTTTTATTTTTCCCGAATAAATACGAATATGTGTCTTCTAATAATTTTGGCAAAAAAATACTTACGGGAAAATATTTTTCACACGAGTACGTAAAAACAAAATTTGGTAAAAATTACCTTTTTGTCATCTTCCAAGGTGAAAATGGTGAACATTTTTCAGGAGTATGGTTTAATTACAGTAAAAAATATCCTATTCCTTTTTTACAAAGTAGTAATAATCTCTCTCTTTACGGTGAAGCTAAGAATTTTAGGGGACTTCAAAGTATTGTTCATCCGGAATTTATTGATACAACTGAAATAGATAAAATAAGAGTTAAATATCCTGTAGGGACTAAAATAAAAAATAAAATATTTTGTAATTTAGTTAAGAATACATATGAGAGTTATTTTGAATATTTGTATGAAAGTCTTCCAGAATACATTTTAAGGAAGTATGGTTTTCCTGAGATAAAGCAGGCATTGAAAGGGATACATTTTCCAGCTGAGCCAGAAAATGTCAATGAACTTAACTTGTTTCAATCTATTTATCATAAAAGATTTATTTTTGAAGAGCTTTTTTATCTTCAACTAGGTTTTGCTGTTAAAAAACATAATTATCAAAAAAACAAAGGGATAGAATTCAAAATTGAAAGGAGTTTTTTAGAAAGAATCAAGCCGTTTGTACCTTTTAAACTTACAAATGCACAAAGAAATGTATTGCGTGATATTTTTAATGATATGAAAAGTCAAATCCAAATGAACAGATTAATTCAAGGGGATGTCGGTAGCGGAAAAACTATAGTTTCATTTATTGCCGCACTTGTTGCTATATTAAACGGCTATCAGGTTGCTGTTATAGCTCCTACTGAAATTCTTGCAGAGCAACATTTCAACAATTTTAATAAGTTGATAAATAACAATTTTACAAGTGCATTGTTGACGAGTGCAGTTAAAAAGTCAGAAAAAGAAAATATAAAAAATTTTATTAAAAACCACGAAATTGATTTTGTTTTTGGAACGCATGCAATTATACAAGAGGATGTTGTTTTTAATAAGCTTGGTCTTGCTATAATAGATGAGCAACACAGATTTGGTGTGCTTCAAAGAAAAGCTTTATCAGATAAAGGGTTAAACCCTGATATTCTTTTGATGAGTGCTACTCCGATTCCAAGAACATTAGCCCTTACTCTTTATGGCGATTTGGATATTTCGATTATTGACGAACTTCCTCCGGGAAGAAAGACAATAATAACAAAAGCTTTAAGCGAGCATAAAACAGATGTTGCTGTACATGCAATTAAGGCAGAACTAAATAAAGGGAATCAAGCTTATGTCGTTTATCCTTTGATTGAGGAAAGTGAGGTGATGGACTTAAAGGCGGCAACAATTGGATATGAAAAATTTTCTAAGATTTTTGGGGTTAAAAATGTTGGCCTTCTACATGGAAAAATGAAAAGTTTGGAAAAAAAGGAAATTATGGATAGATTTAAAAATAAAGAGATTAAAGTCCTTATCTCTACAACTGTTATTGAGGTTGGGGTTGATGTGCCTGATGCTACGATTATGGTAATTGAAAATGCTGAAAGGTTTGGTATTGCTCAACTTCATCAGTTAAGGGGTAGAATAGGGCGAAGTGACAAACAGTCTTATTGTTTTCTTATTTATAGTGAAAAAGTTAATGATGAAGGTTTAAAGCGTATTCGGGCGATGGAGCAATATAATGATGGCTTTAGACTTGCAGAAATTGATCTTGAAATGAGGGGACCCGGGGATTTTTACGGGGTCAGACAATCAGGGTTACCTTCTTTTAAATTTTCAAACATTATTAGAGATGCTAAGATACTGGTAGAAGCTAGAAAAGAAGCTTTGGAAATTATTCAAAATGACCCTTACCTTGAAAAGCCTGAAAATAATATATTAAGGCAGGTGCTTAAGGAAAAGTGGAAAAAAGAGATAGAATTAATACAAATCGGATAAATTAATTGATATATCTTTTTTGATGTATTATAATTTGTTAACTAAACTAAGGAGGAGCCGATGCAGTTACTAAAACTCACCGAAGAACAGCTCAGAAATATTTCAACAGGCATAACCATCCAAAGGGCTGAGAATTACGTGGGAAAATTTTTTGATTGCAAGATTGAAGATAATGTTTTGAAAGGGAAAATCAGAGGTAATCATGGCGTCTATGATGTTAAATTAAAAATAGACACTGACCCGCTGTCTTATGAATGTCAATGTGAAACTTCGAAGGAAATGTTTTGTAAGCATGCTGCAGCATTGGGCTTAACTTACATTTATACACCTTGGGTTTTTGAAAGTAATAAAAAAATTAAAAGAGAAAACATAAACAGCCCTGAAGAGCTTCAATTTTATTTAAGAACCACAAAGCTTAAAACTCTATTGGAAGACCTAAAGAAATGCTGTCTTGGTGTTGCTCAACTTTCTGATATCACAGGTATTTCAGTTCAGCAAATTTCTGCTATTGTTAAGGATGATTCGAGCGGGAAATTCCATACGCTAACAGCTCCCCTAAAGTTGGCGTGTTTGTATCTGATAGAAAAAGGTGTAAACTCAAAATAGTCAAAAGAAGCAGAGAAATCTGCTTCTTTTTTTATGTAGTTGCCATAAAGTTATGAAGTGTATGTTGACATTTTCGCTTGTTATTTCAATTAACATTTGTTAAAAGCTTACAATTTGCTTTTTGTTTGGAGGATATTGTGCCTAAAAGAGAAGACATTAAGAAGATTTTAGTAATAGGTTCAGGTCCGATAGTTATCGGGCAAGCTTGTGAATTCGATTATTCTGGAACTCAGGCTGTAAAAGCATTGAAAGAGGAAGGGTATAAGGTAGTGTTAGTTAATTCAAATCCCGCTACCATAATGACAGACCCTGAGTTTGCTGATGCAACATATATTGAGCCGATTCATTGGGAAGTTTTGGAAGCGATCATAAAAAATGAAAGGCCTGATGCCATATTACCTACGGTTGGCGGACAGACTGCTCTTAATGCAGCCCTTGATTTACATAAAAGGGGCATTCTTGAAAAGTATAATGTTGAGCTCATAGGTGCTAATGCGGATTCCATAAAAAAAGCTGAAGATAGAGAATTATTCAAACAGGCGATGTCAAAAATTGGTCTTGATATGCCAAAAAGCGCGTACATTCGCAGTTTTGAAGAAGGAATGTCAGCAATTGATTCAATAGGATTTCCTGTAATTATAAGACCTTCATTTACGCTTGGAGGGACTGGTGGTAATGTTGCATACAATATGGAAGAATATGTAGAATATCTAAAGTGGGGGTTGGAAGCTTCTCCTGTTGGTGAGATTCTTGTAGAAGAATCTATTATAGGCTGGAAAGAGTATGAATTAGAAGTAATGCGGGATTTAAAAGATAACGTAGTAATTATTTGTTCTATAGAAAACTTTGATCCTATGGGGGTTCACACAGGGGATAGTATTACAGTAGCACCTGCACAAACTCTTACCGATAAGGAATATCAAATACTTAGAGATTCAGCTATAAAAGTAATGCGTGAGATTGGTGTTGATACGGGCGGTTCAAATGTTCAGTTTGCTGTTAATCCTGAAAACGGTAGACAGGTTATCATAGAAATGAATCCTCGAGTTTCTAGAAGCTCTGCCCTTG
Above is a genomic segment from Deferrivibrio essentukiensis containing:
- the recG gene encoding ATP-dependent DNA helicase RecG, which encodes MDYISELKKRILLLKKNPSPLYHDTKNTLNSLLLIVNNIDKNLATKILQVLESNNFKAAVLDELISDLYISLVSQDNKSNLSVLNFPVDKIKGVGEKLKANLHSINIKTVNDLLLFFPNKYEYVSSNNFGKKILTGKYFSHEYVKTKFGKNYLFVIFQGENGEHFSGVWFNYSKKYPIPFLQSSNNLSLYGEAKNFRGLQSIVHPEFIDTTEIDKIRVKYPVGTKIKNKIFCNLVKNTYESYFEYLYESLPEYILRKYGFPEIKQALKGIHFPAEPENVNELNLFQSIYHKRFIFEELFYLQLGFAVKKHNYQKNKGIEFKIERSFLERIKPFVPFKLTNAQRNVLRDIFNDMKSQIQMNRLIQGDVGSGKTIVSFIAALVAILNGYQVAVIAPTEILAEQHFNNFNKLINNNFTSALLTSAVKKSEKENIKNFIKNHEIDFVFGTHAIIQEDVVFNKLGLAIIDEQHRFGVLQRKALSDKGLNPDILLMSATPIPRTLALTLYGDLDISIIDELPPGRKTIITKALSEHKTDVAVHAIKAELNKGNQAYVVYPLIEESEVMDLKAATIGYEKFSKIFGVKNVGLLHGKMKSLEKKEIMDRFKNKEIKVLISTTVIEVGVDVPDATIMVIENAERFGIAQLHQLRGRIGRSDKQSYCFLIYSEKVNDEGLKRIRAMEQYNDGFRLAEIDLEMRGPGDFYGVRQSGLPSFKFSNIIRDAKILVEARKEALEIIQNDPYLEKPENNILRQVLKEKWKKEIELIQIG
- a CDS encoding SWIM zinc finger family protein; translation: MQLLKLTEEQLRNISTGITIQRAENYVGKFFDCKIEDNVLKGKIRGNHGVYDVKLKIDTDPLSYECQCETSKEMFCKHAAALGLTYIYTPWVFESNKKIKRENINSPEELQFYLRTTKLKTLLEDLKKCCLGVAQLSDITGISVQQISAIVKDDSSGKFHTLTAPLKLACLYLIEKGVNSK